The DNA region GGGTTTTAGAAGATAGGGATGCTATTAGATTGGCGGAAATTGAGGGCCTTATAAAACACAAGGAAAGTATGAAGGCAAGAATAGATGCTTTATAATGAGACAATTGATGTCCTTAAAAGGCATAATATAAGGCTAAAAAAAGACCTTTCCCAGAATTTCCTTATAGATAGGGATATAAAAGATAAAATCATTGAGGAATTGGGCTTAAAAGAAAGCGATACTGTATTTGAAATAGGGGGAGGGATTGGCATTATTTCAAAAGAGATTGCACCAAAGGTAGATAAGCTCATTTCCTGCGAGATAGATCCTAATCTTATCCCAATTCTTAAGAAAAACCTGGAATCCTTTAAGAATGCAGAAATAATAGAGAAGGATATTTTAAAGATTGACCTTTCTTTAATTTTAAAAGATAAAGCAAAGGTTTTTGGTTCCCTCCCTTATCACATAACCACACCAATAATCCTTCACCTTTTAAAATTTAAGAGCTATATCACATCTTGTTTTCTTATTGTTCAATATGATGTTGCAAAGAGGATAATATCTTGCTCTGGAAGGGATTATGGTATGCTCTCTATCCTTCTTCAAATTTATACAAAGCCTGAAATTGTTATAAAAATAAGCCCAGAATCATTTATTCCAAGACCAAAACCCTCCTCAGCCCTTATTAAACTCAATTTTTTAGAAAAGCCCCAAATTGTTCCTTCCCCAAATTTTGGGAAGATTGTAGAAACCCTATTTTCGCAAAGAAGGAAGAAGATAATAAACTCCCTTTTAAAACTTAAAATTCCAAAGGAGACTTTGCTTTCTCTCTTGAAAGAAAAAGGGATTTCTCCAGATGCCAGGCCTTTAGAATTAAGTATATTTGACATTTCCAAAATAGCATCACAATTACAATTTTTTCTTGCAAAACCTCCTTCGTTTTTATAAAATTAAGATAAAGAATATAAGTGAAATTCAGCGAATTGGTAAGATTGTTGGAAGAAAATGGGTTTAGAATTGTAAAAGAAAAGGGGTCTATAAGATACTATAGAAAGCCGAAATGGGATAAGCTAATTCGGATT from bacterium includes:
- a CDS encoding type II toxin-antitoxin system HicA family toxin; the encoded protein is MKFSELVRLLEENGFRIVKEKGSIRYYRKPKWDKLIRIDYHGSKEVPTGTCYAILKAAGLKKY
- the rsmA gene encoding 16S rRNA (adenine(1518)-N(6)/adenine(1519)-N(6))-dimethyltransferase RsmA, giving the protein MLYNETIDVLKRHNIRLKKDLSQNFLIDRDIKDKIIEELGLKESDTVFEIGGGIGIISKEIAPKVDKLISCEIDPNLIPILKKNLESFKNAEIIEKDILKIDLSLILKDKAKVFGSLPYHITTPIILHLLKFKSYITSCFLIVQYDVAKRIISCSGRDYGMLSILLQIYTKPEIVIKISPESFIPRPKPSSALIKLNFLEKPQIVPSPNFGKIVETLFSQRRKKIINSLLKLKIPKETLLSLLKEKGISPDARPLELSIFDISKIASQLQFFLAKPPSFL